A region of Legionella donaldsonii DNA encodes the following proteins:
- a CDS encoding FkbM family methyltransferase, producing the protein MKFNKHLLASYLFPIANRLLSPLNLKLSTKNTPNRDFGSFIGHLKRLNFHIKTVIDVGIAYGTPALHKFLPEAKFYLVEPVPHCLPLLKKLENTIGATTHNVAAGAEDSEIEFFLHDDISGSSCLRQWEGESFDGKKITVPLRRLDTLIPQTIARPSLLKIDTQGNELEVLKGSKELLDKIDILIIETSFHEFRKGAPEIHEIISTMVDLGYRCYEVLEGHYRAIDNALAQVDIAFVKHDSQLRSSKCFFSEEQLEDYLSKPNPQALINI; encoded by the coding sequence ATGAAATTTAATAAACATCTTTTGGCATCCTATTTGTTTCCAATTGCAAATCGCCTTTTATCTCCTCTTAATCTGAAGTTGTCAACCAAGAATACTCCAAATAGAGATTTTGGCTCCTTTATTGGCCATTTGAAAAGACTTAATTTTCATATTAAAACCGTTATTGATGTCGGGATCGCTTATGGTACGCCCGCGCTTCATAAATTTTTGCCAGAAGCAAAGTTTTATCTGGTTGAGCCTGTACCTCACTGTTTACCTTTACTTAAAAAGCTTGAGAATACGATTGGTGCTACTACTCATAATGTGGCTGCAGGTGCAGAAGATAGTGAAATTGAATTTTTTCTCCACGATGACATTTCTGGCTCAAGTTGCCTACGCCAATGGGAGGGGGAATCGTTTGACGGGAAAAAAATTACAGTGCCTTTGAGACGATTAGATACGTTGATTCCCCAAACAATAGCACGTCCAAGCTTGTTGAAGATAGATACACAAGGTAATGAGTTAGAAGTATTGAAAGGCTCTAAAGAGCTCTTGGATAAAATTGATATTTTAATTATCGAAACCTCTTTTCATGAGTTTCGTAAGGGTGCTCCTGAAATTCATGAAATTATTTCAACCATGGTTGATTTAGGTTATCGCTGTTATGAAGTATTAGAAGGCCATTATCGCGCCATTGATAATGCCCTGGCGCAGGTTGATATTGCATTTGTTAAGCATGATTCGCAGCTTCGATCTTCAAAATGCTTTTTTAGTGAAGAGCAATTGGAAGACTATTTATCAAAGCCTAATCCACAAGCACTAAT
- a CDS encoding Lpg1974 family pore-forming outer membrane protein → MLKKTTIAILGLAVSSVATAGMYSTPPAPSCAPGDVTVPCAASQWDIGVQALYLKPIYDADKGYDYNSTTTTNGVKEWDGDWGWGYRLEGSYHFNTGNDITMTWMHYDVDTRNSGYFGVTPFSATNVPYNLFLDNKFDQVNLVLGQHTDMGLLKNARFYGGLQYADIRIHAVNNYTATPAVIAALAPAGFRQTRDSEFNGVGPVVGVDYAYDLNSSFSITANAATSILYGSSRYTTGFVLAPSGLVRNDVYASKKSIVPSLEAKVGVNYAYELAQGVLNLEGGYQVVNYFNALPTRKFTVNGLVPGTVRVPTNSDFGLFGPYFGLKWVGNA, encoded by the coding sequence ATGCTGAAAAAAACAACCATAGCTATTCTTGGCTTGGCAGTCAGTAGTGTTGCCACGGCGGGAATGTATTCAACTCCTCCAGCGCCTTCTTGCGCTCCTGGGGATGTCACCGTTCCTTGTGCAGCAAGTCAATGGGATATTGGCGTGCAAGCTCTTTATTTAAAGCCAATTTATGATGCTGACAAAGGTTATGATTATAACAGCACAACAACCACGAATGGCGTTAAGGAATGGGATGGTGATTGGGGTTGGGGCTATCGTTTGGAAGGTTCCTATCACTTCAATACTGGAAATGATATTACTATGACTTGGATGCACTATGACGTGGATACAAGGAATAGTGGTTATTTTGGAGTAACACCTTTTTCTGCCACGAATGTTCCTTATAATTTGTTTCTTGACAACAAATTCGATCAAGTGAACTTGGTCCTGGGGCAACATACCGATATGGGGCTGTTAAAAAATGCCCGCTTTTACGGTGGCTTACAGTACGCAGACATTCGAATTCATGCTGTAAATAACTATACGGCAACACCTGCGGTAATTGCTGCGCTTGCTCCTGCTGGTTTCCGCCAAACCCGTGATTCCGAGTTTAACGGTGTAGGTCCTGTTGTTGGGGTTGATTATGCCTATGACTTGAATTCAAGTTTTAGTATAACTGCCAATGCAGCGACCTCTATTCTGTATGGTTCAAGTCGTTATACTACTGGCTTTGTTTTAGCTCCAAGCGGTTTGGTGCGTAATGATGTCTATGCAAGTAAGAAATCGATTGTCCCAAGTCTTGAGGCCAAAGTAGGTGTTAACTATGCCTATGAATTGGCGCAAGGTGTGCTCAATCTTGAAGGTGGTTACCAGGTTGTTAACTATTTTAATGCCTTACCAACTAGAAAATTTACGGTTAACGGACTTGTTCCTGGCACTGTCCGCGTTCCAACAAACAGCGATTTTGGTCTTTTTGGTCCCTACTTCGGTTTGAAATGGGTTGGTAATGCCTAA
- a CDS encoding Lpg1974 family pore-forming outer membrane protein, with product MLNLKKTAVAVLALGSSAVFAGTMGPVCTPGNVTVPCERTAWDFGAYALYLEPVYDADFGYRRLNPTVVDGVSTRFGDLDPDWGWGFKIEGSYHFSTGNDLNVNWYHWEHDTTHTYAGAFAFNGVNFGPFSVYNRFEPKWDAVNIEFGQHVDFGEFKNIRFHGGFQYARIETDYRDAVTGVFLNSTNHRYNGFGPRVGMDMSYDLGNGFAIYGNGATAILVGDSKFNTNVAVFPASFSFSGSKTAIVPELEAKVGAKYTYAMAQGDLTLDAGWMWVNYFNANHFATLTDVRESDFAVHGPYVGLKWVGNV from the coding sequence ATGTTAAATTTGAAGAAAACAGCGGTAGCTGTTCTTGCTTTAGGTAGCAGTGCAGTATTTGCTGGAACCATGGGTCCAGTTTGTACCCCTGGTAACGTCACCGTTCCTTGCGAAAGAACTGCATGGGATTTCGGTGCATATGCCCTGTACCTTGAGCCCGTCTATGATGCTGACTTCGGTTACCGTCGTCTGAATCCTACTGTTGTTGACGGCGTTTCAACTCGTTTTGGTGATTTAGATCCTGATTGGGGATGGGGCTTCAAGATTGAAGGTTCTTACCACTTCAGCACTGGTAACGATTTGAACGTTAACTGGTACCATTGGGAACATGATACTACTCATACTTATGCTGGTGCCTTCGCATTCAATGGTGTTAACTTCGGTCCTTTCAGCGTTTACAACCGTTTCGAGCCTAAGTGGGATGCTGTTAACATTGAGTTCGGTCAACACGTAGATTTCGGTGAGTTCAAAAACATCCGTTTCCACGGCGGTTTCCAATACGCTCGTATCGAAACTGATTACAGAGATGCTGTTACAGGCGTTTTCCTGAACTCAACTAACCACAGATACAACGGCTTCGGTCCTCGTGTTGGTATGGACATGTCTTATGACTTAGGTAATGGTTTCGCTATCTATGGTAACGGCGCAACTGCTATCCTGGTTGGTGACAGCAAGTTCAACACTAACGTTGCTGTATTCCCAGCTTCTTTCAGCTTCTCTGGTTCTAAGACAGCTATTGTCCCTGAATTAGAAGCTAAAGTAGGTGCTAAATACACTTATGCTATGGCACAAGGTGATTTAACTCTGGATGCTGGTTGGATGTGGGTTAACTACTTCAACGCTAACCACTTTGCAACTTTGACTGACGTTAGAGAAAGTGACTTCGCTGTACACGGTCCTTATGTTGGTTTGAAGTGGGTTGGTAACGTGTAA
- the gloA gene encoding lactoylglutathione lyase, with product MRILHTMLRVTDLDKSIAFYTSMLNMKLISHKEYPEGRFSLVFLGYPDSPGGSQLELTYNWDKTSYEKGDAYGHIAIAVDDVYQACARIKAQGGNIVRDAGPMKYGDIILAFVKDPDGYLIELLTDKGAI from the coding sequence ATGCGAATTCTACATACCATGCTGCGGGTTACAGACCTGGACAAATCCATTGCTTTTTATACCTCCATGCTAAATATGAAATTAATAAGCCATAAGGAATATCCTGAAGGGCGTTTTAGCCTGGTTTTTCTCGGCTATCCCGATAGTCCTGGAGGATCACAGTTAGAGCTTACTTATAACTGGGATAAGACCAGTTATGAGAAAGGTGATGCATACGGACATATTGCGATTGCCGTGGACGATGTCTATCAAGCTTGTGCCCGCATTAAAGCCCAGGGCGGGAACATTGTCAGGGATGCAGGTCCCATGAAATATGGCGATATTATTTTAGCATTCGTTAAAGATCCAGATGGTTACCTAATCGAGCTGTTGACTGACAAAGGTGCGATCTGA
- a CDS encoding slipin family protein, with protein sequence MASFFGFFVILVIFILLAAFRVLREYERGVVFMLGRFWRVKGPGLVIIIPGVQQMVRVDLRTVVMDVPSQDVISRDNVSVRVNAVLYFRVVDAQKAIIQVENYFEATSQLAQTTLRSVLGQHELDEMLAEREQLNSDVQKILDAQTDGWGIKVSNVEIKRVDLDESMIRAIAKQAEAERDRRAKIIHAEGELQASEKLLQAAQVLVKEPQAMQLRYLQTLASLAGSNTSTVVFPMPIELGEFLRKMNNK encoded by the coding sequence ATGGCTTCATTCTTCGGGTTCTTTGTAATTCTTGTCATTTTCATACTTCTGGCTGCGTTTCGTGTACTTAGAGAATATGAACGGGGTGTCGTGTTTATGCTGGGCCGCTTTTGGCGGGTTAAGGGACCAGGACTGGTGATTATTATTCCTGGTGTGCAACAAATGGTTCGTGTTGATCTACGGACAGTGGTAATGGATGTACCTAGCCAAGACGTTATTTCACGCGATAATGTTTCTGTTCGAGTTAATGCGGTACTTTATTTCCGGGTTGTTGACGCCCAAAAGGCAATTATTCAAGTAGAAAATTATTTTGAGGCAACCAGCCAATTGGCACAGACTACTCTGCGTTCTGTTCTAGGCCAACATGAATTGGATGAAATGCTGGCAGAACGGGAACAATTGAATAGTGATGTGCAAAAAATATTGGATGCGCAAACGGATGGTTGGGGTATTAAAGTGTCTAATGTGGAAATCAAGCGTGTCGATTTGGATGAAAGTATGATTCGCGCCATTGCGAAACAAGCCGAAGCGGAACGGGACAGAAGGGCAAAAATTATTCATGCAGAAGGTGAATTACAAGCCTCAGAAAAACTATTACAAGCTGCGCAAGTGCTGGTGAAAGAACCACAGGCTATGCAATTACGTTATTTGCAAACGCTCGCCAGTTTAGCAGGAAGCAATACTTCGACGGTTGTTTTTCCCATGCCGATCGAACTGGGAGAGTTTTTACGGAAAATGAATAATAAATAA
- a CDS encoding LbtU family siderophore porin gives MKHKVLIMIAIAIFSGSLFAANNEQLQREILRLQRQTQALQTQLNRLQKQLVTQSVNKPAVKASRSKQASKTTSSSKPVRARQPVQVKKRVIKRPVEVGRSQSAKPPARHSDEPIKSYHTSALTVHTVDDNRDSSNFYPTALLADGKVITFIAGTPVVTAPYTGDRPAFDGSDYIVNISSINRDIRLMQQRRRLYRAYESIGYPVPNVPIIALSGKAEPVANFNRSYAGNTTGDIDLGSSEFDVAAMLNDKVEAFMSVAYDETPPLVSGPRVSNSAFQLNMGFVNIGDLDQSPYYFTAGQLYVPFGRYSSAMISSPLTLRLTRTKSRPFILGYKSQYDSGPYAAVYGFRSDTTLGKSGVGGVNLGYTIKSGDMAGEIGASYIGSIDDSAGMQDTGSSPGTTFGGFSSITNGNERVGKVPGLGVHWNMNIDRYNFTAEWVGATKAFRTQDLSFNGRGAKPQAIQLEAGVTFMSFCKPSSFSIGYQWTKDSLALNLPKRRLAGVYSISIWKDTVESLEYRHDNDYRINQFANGASPPNVVNQNTIGTGRSSDTILAQIGVYF, from the coding sequence GTGAAACATAAAGTATTAATAATGATCGCGATCGCGATTTTCTCAGGCTCGCTTTTTGCTGCAAATAATGAACAACTGCAGCGCGAAATTTTACGTTTACAACGCCAGACACAGGCACTACAGACTCAATTAAACCGTTTGCAAAAACAGTTAGTGACTCAATCTGTAAATAAGCCTGCGGTGAAGGCCAGTCGATCCAAGCAAGCTAGCAAAACGACATCAAGCAGCAAGCCTGTACGGGCAAGACAACCTGTACAAGTTAAAAAGAGAGTAATCAAAAGGCCGGTAGAAGTAGGCCGATCTCAGTCTGCAAAGCCGCCTGCGCGGCATAGCGATGAACCAATTAAATCGTATCATACAAGCGCACTAACGGTTCATACAGTAGATGACAATCGGGATTCAAGTAATTTTTACCCTACAGCCTTACTTGCTGATGGAAAAGTAATTACCTTCATTGCAGGAACTCCGGTAGTAACCGCTCCTTATACAGGTGATAGACCAGCTTTTGATGGTTCAGATTATATCGTCAATATTTCAAGTATTAACCGAGATATTCGCTTAATGCAGCAACGACGCCGCCTTTACCGTGCCTATGAAAGTATAGGGTACCCGGTTCCTAATGTCCCTATTATTGCTTTAAGTGGAAAAGCTGAACCTGTTGCCAACTTTAACCGCTCCTATGCAGGCAACACCACTGGTGATATCGATTTAGGTTCTAGTGAGTTTGATGTCGCAGCAATGTTGAATGATAAGGTAGAAGCATTTATGTCTGTTGCTTACGATGAAACACCACCTTTGGTGAGTGGTCCCCGCGTTAGCAATTCGGCTTTCCAATTAAACATGGGGTTTGTCAATATTGGTGATTTGGATCAATCCCCCTATTATTTCACTGCGGGACAATTATACGTACCCTTTGGTCGTTACTCTAGTGCAATGATCAGTTCTCCTTTGACCTTACGATTAACCAGAACAAAATCTCGGCCTTTCATTCTCGGTTATAAATCGCAATATGACTCTGGACCTTACGCCGCTGTCTATGGTTTCCGATCAGATACTACATTGGGAAAATCGGGTGTAGGTGGGGTCAACCTGGGTTATACGATCAAATCAGGTGATATGGCTGGAGAAATTGGAGCGAGCTATATAGGTTCGATCGATGATTCAGCAGGAATGCAGGATACTGGTTCGTCTCCTGGTACAACCTTTGGTGGTTTTAGTTCGATAACCAATGGTAATGAGCGAGTAGGTAAAGTACCGGGTTTAGGTGTTCATTGGAACATGAATATCGATCGCTATAACTTTACTGCCGAATGGGTGGGCGCTACAAAGGCCTTTAGAACACAAGATTTAAGTTTTAATGGCCGAGGAGCAAAACCACAGGCTATCCAGTTAGAAGCTGGCGTAACCTTTATGAGTTTTTGTAAGCCCTCATCGTTCTCAATCGGTTATCAGTGGACCAAAGACAGCTTGGCCTTAAATTTACCCAAGCGGCGGTTGGCTGGCGTATATAGCATTTCGATATGGAAAGATACTGTTGAAAGCCTTGAATACCGTCATGACAACGATTATAGAATCAACCAATTCGCTAATGGTGCATCACCTCCAAACGTGGTCAACCAAAATACAATTGGTACTGGTCGATCTTCCGATACTATACTTGCCCAAATCGGTGTGTATTTCTAA
- the grxD gene encoding Grx4 family monothiol glutaredoxin: MDTIDKIKQQISENAILLYMKGTPKMPQCGFSARAVQCIDACGVDFAYVDVLANPDIRQTLPQYADWPTFPQLYVKGELIGGSDIILELYQQGELESLLRDAVAL, from the coding sequence GTGGATACAATTGATAAGATTAAACAACAGATTAGCGAGAACGCTATACTATTATACATGAAAGGCACCCCTAAAATGCCTCAATGCGGATTTTCAGCGCGTGCTGTACAATGCATCGATGCTTGTGGTGTCGATTTCGCTTATGTTGACGTGCTAGCCAATCCAGATATTCGCCAAACCTTACCTCAATATGCTGATTGGCCTACATTTCCGCAATTGTACGTGAAAGGTGAGTTAATAGGTGGTTCAGACATTATTTTAGAGCTTTATCAGCAAGGTGAGCTTGAGTCATTATTACGAGATGCGGTTGCCCTTTAA
- a CDS encoding NfeD family protein, with protein sequence MSGKLIHRLVVLLSLLVILLPVIAAPGKVIELNINGAIGPATADYLSRAIHDAQNGTGLILIQLDTPGGLDKSTRQIVLDILSSKVPVVTYVSPNGARAASAGTFLLYASTVAAMAPSTHLGAASPVNLLGDIDKPDKTTKQKSTMDKKVTNDAVAYIRSLAQLRGRDAVFAQKAILDAATLTANEALKAGVINIVAKNRADLLTQLNGLIVIQDNQRIQLNTEEAEVESITPDWRTRFLQIITEPTVAYLLLLLGIYGIFFELMNPGFMLPGVVGAVAILLALYALQLLPVNYAGLGLIILGIILITAEAFTPSFGTLGLGGTVSFIIGSVLLIDSDHTSYQIAWSAIWAMAAVNIVFIFALFTIAIKSRKQKIQHGVDILLGAEGRTLGIVDPCGQAVIRGEIWSVHASQPIPADKRVRVVATKGLQLQVEEINHDADCNISSKDA encoded by the coding sequence ATGAGTGGGAAACTGATACATCGTTTAGTTGTCTTGTTAAGTTTACTGGTTATTCTATTGCCCGTGATTGCAGCACCTGGGAAAGTGATTGAACTCAACATTAATGGGGCAATAGGCCCTGCAACAGCCGACTATTTGTCACGTGCTATCCATGATGCACAGAATGGCACAGGCCTTATTTTGATCCAATTGGATACCCCGGGTGGTCTGGATAAATCAACTCGCCAGATCGTACTGGATATTCTTTCTTCCAAAGTACCTGTTGTAACGTATGTTTCACCTAATGGAGCCCGAGCCGCCAGTGCAGGGACTTTTTTGCTTTATGCCAGTACGGTGGCTGCCATGGCACCCAGTACCCATTTAGGAGCAGCCAGTCCTGTCAACCTGTTGGGTGATATTGATAAGCCAGACAAGACGACAAAGCAGAAATCAACAATGGACAAAAAGGTAACGAATGATGCGGTTGCCTATATTCGTTCCCTTGCCCAACTACGTGGTCGTGACGCCGTATTTGCACAAAAAGCAATTCTGGATGCAGCGACATTAACTGCGAATGAGGCTCTTAAAGCCGGTGTGATTAATATCGTCGCTAAAAATCGCGCTGATCTTCTAACCCAATTGAATGGTTTAATTGTGATCCAGGATAACCAACGAATTCAGTTAAACACAGAGGAAGCAGAGGTAGAGAGCATAACTCCCGACTGGCGAACACGATTTCTACAGATCATTACAGAGCCGACAGTGGCCTACTTGCTTTTACTTTTGGGGATATACGGTATTTTTTTTGAATTGATGAATCCAGGATTTATGCTCCCTGGTGTTGTTGGTGCCGTAGCAATTTTATTGGCTTTATACGCCCTGCAACTCTTGCCTGTCAATTATGCGGGCCTTGGCCTGATTATTCTCGGTATTATACTGATCACCGCAGAGGCGTTTACTCCAAGTTTTGGGACTCTCGGTTTGGGAGGGACGGTATCTTTTATTATTGGTTCTGTTTTGCTTATTGATAGTGATCATACCAGTTATCAAATTGCCTGGTCAGCGATTTGGGCGATGGCAGCAGTCAATATAGTGTTTATATTTGCCTTGTTTACGATAGCGATTAAATCAAGAAAACAAAAAATACAACACGGCGTTGATATTCTACTCGGGGCTGAAGGCCGAACTTTAGGAATCGTTGATCCCTGTGGTCAGGCAGTCATTAGAGGGGAAATTTGGAGTGTGCATGCGAGCCAACCTATTCCTGCAGATAAACGTGTAAGGGTGGTTGCTACCAAGGGTCTACAATTACAGGTAGAAGAGATCAATCATGACGCTGATTGCAATATCAGCAGTAAGGATGCCTAA
- the pyrC gene encoding dihydroorotase has product MQTLTITRPDDWHVHFRDDLLLQHTAPATAQHFSRALVMPNLKPALTSVTAVLAYRERIMAALGNQNFTPFMTLYLNEQVLPDDLAQAKQQPYILGAKLYPAGATTNSEEGARSLQAIYPLLEVMQQQDLVLQIHGEVTQGDIFQREAEFITSCLSPLIKNFPKLRVVLEHISTQEAVEFVKQAPETVAATITPHHLLYNRNQLLAGGIRPHYYCLPILKRESDQRALQQAAISGNKKFFAGTDSAPHAKINKENACGCAGIYSAPFAVAMYAQVFDELNRLAKLDAFMGRFGAEFYHLPINQTQLILRKEVQHIPDTLPLGQDSVVPVAAGETLQWSPYEPT; this is encoded by the coding sequence TTGCAAACTTTAACGATTACTCGCCCGGATGATTGGCACGTCCATTTTCGCGATGACCTGCTCCTGCAGCATACTGCACCGGCAACAGCACAACATTTTTCCCGTGCACTGGTCATGCCTAATCTGAAACCCGCCCTGACCTCAGTTACTGCTGTGTTAGCCTACCGTGAACGCATCATGGCGGCATTGGGCAACCAAAATTTTACCCCCTTTATGACTTTATATTTAAATGAGCAAGTACTCCCCGACGATTTGGCACAAGCTAAACAGCAGCCTTATATTTTGGGAGCCAAGCTATATCCTGCTGGCGCCACTACTAATTCTGAGGAAGGGGCACGCTCGCTTCAGGCGATTTATCCTTTATTAGAAGTCATGCAACAGCAGGATCTGGTCTTGCAAATTCATGGTGAAGTGACTCAAGGTGATATTTTTCAGCGTGAAGCTGAATTTATTACCAGTTGCCTTAGCCCCCTCATTAAAAATTTTCCTAAACTGCGTGTAGTGCTGGAACATATTTCTACCCAAGAGGCGGTAGAATTTGTTAAACAGGCACCTGAAACCGTCGCAGCAACCATAACCCCCCATCATTTATTATATAATCGTAATCAATTGTTGGCCGGCGGTATCCGACCCCACTATTATTGTTTACCTATCTTAAAACGCGAAAGCGACCAACGTGCTTTGCAACAAGCGGCCATAAGCGGTAATAAAAAATTTTTTGCCGGTACCGATAGCGCACCCCATGCTAAAATCAACAAAGAGAATGCTTGTGGCTGTGCTGGCATTTATTCCGCCCCCTTTGCTGTCGCTATGTATGCCCAGGTTTTTGATGAATTAAATCGACTTGCAAAACTCGATGCCTTTATGGGGCGCTTTGGTGCTGAATTTTATCATCTGCCGATTAATCAAACTCAGCTTATACTAAGAAAAGAGGTTCAACACATACCGGATACATTACCTCTCGGACAGGACTCGGTGGTCCCCGTTGCTGCTGGTGAAACATTACAATGGAGTCCGTATGAGCCCACGTGA
- a CDS encoding flagellar protein MotY, with translation MAFKRFITSGVLGSIFLYCWPINGCLAGISVHYESPMGDENWRMSGNRLRCGLSLTVPNYGIAYFEQYAAKPSHFILSKWQQVERRLPAVVFAAPPVWKPGGNSYLIAKTSVNPGEYGLYLPRDPAIKLLTYLAQGYQTRFQYQSEQGFAVTVSLSPANFQKVYAKYQRCLGNLLPFDYASVRESILLFNTDSDELSDAAKQQLKKVAEYCRADPLVKRVKVAGYTDDTGRKSYNNAVSEGRAKSVANYLLSLGVQQSRLSVTWYGVQNPVAPNDTEEGKAANRRVVIKIYK, from the coding sequence ATGGCATTTAAGCGCTTCATCACATCAGGAGTTTTAGGAAGTATTTTCCTTTACTGTTGGCCCATTAATGGCTGCCTGGCTGGTATCAGTGTCCACTATGAGAGTCCTATGGGCGATGAAAACTGGCGAATGAGTGGCAATCGTTTACGGTGTGGATTGTCTCTTACTGTCCCCAATTATGGTATTGCCTACTTTGAACAGTACGCTGCAAAGCCAAGTCACTTTATTCTAAGTAAATGGCAACAAGTGGAACGACGATTACCGGCTGTAGTATTTGCTGCCCCTCCGGTTTGGAAACCAGGAGGCAATTCTTATCTCATTGCAAAAACGTCAGTAAATCCTGGTGAATATGGTCTTTATCTCCCACGCGATCCAGCGATCAAATTATTAACTTATTTGGCACAAGGATACCAAACACGATTTCAATATCAGTCAGAACAAGGCTTTGCAGTGACTGTTTCGTTGTCGCCAGCAAACTTCCAAAAAGTGTATGCAAAATATCAGCGTTGTTTGGGGAATCTTCTACCCTTTGATTATGCCAGTGTGCGGGAAAGTATATTACTCTTTAATACGGACAGTGATGAGTTAAGTGATGCGGCAAAACAACAATTAAAGAAAGTTGCTGAATATTGTCGCGCTGACCCTCTGGTTAAACGAGTGAAAGTTGCAGGTTATACAGATGACACCGGTAGAAAATCGTATAATAACGCTGTGTCAGAAGGACGGGCTAAATCAGTAGCAAATTACCTGTTAAGCCTTGGTGTGCAGCAGAGCCGTTTATCAGTTACCTGGTATGGCGTGCAAAATCCGGTCGCTCCAAACGACACTGAAGAAGGAAAAGCTGCAAACCGTAGAGTGGTCATAAAGATATATAAATAA
- the rnt gene encoding ribonuclease T has product MSPRDVALRTQLKSRFRGFLPVVVDVETAGIDPYKNALLEMCVVLIDLDEQGCFIPTATYFEHILPFEGAELDAKSLEFIQVDPFQPLRFAVDEKQALQTLFAPINQALKKSKCQRAVLVGHNAWFDLLFIKEAAKRTEIKSPFHSFTCFDTATLAGFIYGETVLAKAAQAAGIAFDSNEAHSAIYDAEKTAELFCTMLNTWRDAHTSS; this is encoded by the coding sequence ATGAGCCCACGTGATGTTGCCCTAAGAACACAATTAAAGAGTAGATTTCGTGGTTTTCTGCCTGTTGTTGTTGATGTAGAAACCGCTGGCATCGATCCTTATAAAAATGCTTTATTAGAAATGTGTGTCGTATTAATCGATCTTGATGAGCAGGGTTGCTTTATACCAACGGCCACCTATTTTGAGCATATTTTACCTTTTGAAGGTGCCGAACTGGATGCCAAATCACTCGAGTTTATTCAAGTTGATCCTTTCCAACCCTTACGCTTTGCCGTTGATGAAAAACAGGCTTTACAAACATTGTTTGCTCCTATTAATCAAGCTTTAAAAAAGAGCAAATGCCAGCGTGCTGTCCTCGTTGGCCATAATGCCTGGTTCGATTTACTATTTATAAAAGAAGCCGCCAAACGAACAGAAATAAAATCGCCATTTCATTCATTTACTTGTTTTGATACTGCGACACTGGCCGGATTTATCTATGGTGAAACTGTATTGGCAAAAGCGGCTCAAGCAGCAGGAATCGCTTTCGACAGCAATGAAGCTCATTCAGCAATTTACGATGCCGAGAAAACAGCAGAATTATTTTGTACTATGTTGAACACATGGCGTGATGCACATACCAGTTCTTAA
- a CDS encoding peroxiredoxin: protein MSVLVGRKAPDFTVPAVLGNGEITDKYNLHEALKGKYGVVFFYPLDFTFVCPSELIALNHRMDEFKKRGVEVVAVSIDSQFTHNAYRNTAVKEGGIGPVQFTMAADMTHTICQSYGVEHPIAGVAFRGAFIIDKNGMVRSQIVNDLPIGRNIDELIRIIDAVQFFEEHGEVCPAGWQKGQAGMKASPKGVAEYLAAHSDNL from the coding sequence ATGAGCGTTTTGGTTGGACGTAAAGCCCCTGATTTCACAGTTCCTGCTGTGCTAGGCAATGGCGAAATAACAGATAAATACAATTTGCACGAAGCATTGAAAGGAAAATATGGTGTGGTGTTTTTCTATCCACTCGATTTCACTTTTGTTTGCCCCTCAGAATTAATTGCTCTTAATCATCGTATGGACGAGTTCAAGAAGCGTGGTGTTGAAGTGGTGGCCGTATCTATTGATTCGCAATTCACACACAATGCTTATCGCAATACAGCGGTGAAAGAAGGTGGTATAGGTCCCGTACAATTTACCATGGCGGCAGATATGACTCATACGATTTGCCAATCTTATGGGGTTGAACACCCGATTGCCGGTGTTGCTTTTCGCGGTGCATTTATTATCGATAAAAATGGTATGGTGCGTTCACAAATTGTGAATGATTTACCTATTGGCCGTAATATCGATGAATTGATACGCATCATTGATGCCGTACAATTTTTTGAAGAGCATGGTGAAGTTTGCCCTGCTGGTTGGCAAAAAGGCCAGGCAGGAATGAAAGCCTCTCCTAAAGGAGTGGCTGAGTACCTCGCTGCCCATTCTGACAATCTTTAA